One window from the genome of Saccharomyces mikatae IFO 1815 strain IFO1815 genome assembly, chromosome: 4 encodes:
- the RPS11A gene encoding 40S ribosomal protein uS17 (similar to Saccharomyces cerevisiae RPS11B (YBR048W) and RPS11A (YDR025W); ancestral locus Anc_3.255), whose translation MSTELTVQSERAFQKQPHIFNNPKVKTSKRTKRWYKNAGLGFKTPKTAIEGSYIDKKCPFTGLVSIRGKILTGTVVSTKMHRTIVIRRAYLHYIPKYNRYEKRHKNVPVHVSPAFRVQVGDIVTVGQCRPISKTVRFNVVKVSAAAGKANKQFAKF comes from the exons ATGTCTACTGAATTAACTGTTCAATCTGAAAGAGCTTTCCAAAAG caacCACACATCTTCAACAACCCAAAGGTTAAGACTTCCAAAAGAACCAAGAGATGGTACAAAAATGCTGGTTTAGGTTTTAAGACACCAAAAACCGCCATTGAAGGTTCTTACATTGACAAGAAATGTCCATTCACTGGTTTAGTTTCCATCCGTGGTAAGATCTTGACCGGTACTGTCGTCTCTACCAAGATGCACCGTACCATTGTCATCAGAAGAGCTTACTTGCATTACATTCCTAAGTACAACAGATACGAAAAGAGACACAAGAACGTCCCAGTCCATGTTTCCCCAGCTTTCCGTGTCCAAGTTGGTGACATCGTTACCGTCGGCCAATGTAGACCAATTTCCAAGACTGTTAGATTCAACGTTGTCAAGGTTTCTGCTGCTGCTGGTAAGGCTAACAAACAATTTGCTAAATTTTAA
- the NSI1 gene encoding Nsi1p (similar to Saccharomyces cerevisiae REB1 (YBR049C) and NSI1 (YDR026C); ancestral locus Anc_3.256), which yields MNNVSNSADLKFQDNEHSKESVEEAVLKYVGVDFKDHVKKVKKSKKNRKEEHQGKNTNIDWCLKTSDTSNAHKLNEIETDSVAMAAIAAAYNSSIREKDKRRHHKNASNTKQEGKKHHKSRKSRKERKAKIKMVLDPQLTTLDETITTSTFLPDDLIAETAFDEYVDAEKAYLVKSSNKLSVIDGNNKDIDVNNNSTLVKLYTDLEAVPNDGSYVKRTARIPEKDVNSDELKRTQEKEKGSTKLLRSDIVKASVVDGAITKSIGRKFTFNEEEALDQFIEEYMQIRDLNRRQMCERIWSTDGVIRDGFWANLSKVLPYRTRSSIYKHIRRKYHIFEQRGKWTPEEDQELARLCLEKEGHWTEVGKLLGRMPEDCRDRWRNYMKCGSKRGSKRWSKEEEELLTTVVNEMIEEAHNYQRIKEIEATNKDDIYNQMYTRGPKGKRISDNPTFKDMINWTVVSERMGGTRSRIQCRYKWNKLVTDEASKSMLSNPCSDKK from the coding sequence ATGAATAACGTGTCCAATTCTGCCGATTTAAAGTTTCAGGATAACGAACACTCCAAGGAATCAGTAGAAGAAGCGGTACTAAAGTATGTGGGAGTTGACTTCAAGGATCACGTTAAAAAggtgaaaaaatcaaaaaaaaataggaaGGAAGAACATCAAGGTAAGAATACCAATATAGATTGGTGTTTGAAAACATCAGATACAAGCAATGCACATAAATTGAATGAGATAGAAACAGATTCTGTTGCCATGGCCGCCATTGCAGCCGCGTATAATAGTTCAATAAGGGAAAAGGACAAGAGGAGACATCATAAAAATGCTTCTAATACTAAGCAAGAGGGAAAGAAGCATCacaaatcaagaaaatccagaaaagaaagaaaagcgaaaataaaaatggttCTTGACCCGCAGTTAACGACGTTAGATGAAACTATAACAACATCAACATTTTTACCTGATGATCTCATTGCTGAAACAGCTTTTGATGAGTATGTTGATGCTGAAAAGGCATATTTGGTTAAAAGCTCGAACAAACTCTCAGTGATCGACggaaataataaagatatAGATGTTAATAACAACAGCACCCTTGTTAAGCTCTATACCGATTTAGAGGCGGTTCCAAATGATGGAAGCTATGTAAAGCGGACAGCGAGGATACCTGAAAAGGATGTCAATTCAGATGAGTTAAAACGGACacaagagaaagagaagggAAGTACCAAGTTACTGCGATCTGACATTGTGAAAGCATCGGTAGTGGACGGTGCTATCACAAAATCTATAGGGAGGAAATTCACTTTcaacgaagaagaagcttTGGACCAATTTATCGAAGAATACATGCAAATAAGAGACTTAAATAGACGCCAAATGTGTGAGAGAATTTGGTCTACCGACGGGGTCATTAGAGATGGGTTTTGGGCAAATTTAAGCAAGGTTTTGCCTTATAGAACAAGGTCTTCGatatataaacatataagaagaaagtatcatatttttgaacAGCGTGGGAAGTGGACGCCCGAGGAAGATCAAGAATTAGCAAGATTATgtttagaaaaagaaggacaTTGGACTGAGGTAGGAAAACTTTTAGGTAGAATGCCAGAAGATTGCAGAGACCGTTGGAGAAATTATATGAAGTGTGGTTCAAAAAGAGGCTCAAAAAGATggtcaaaagaagaagaagaattactGACAACTGTGGTAAATGAAATGATCGAAGAAGCACACAATTACCAAAGGATAAAAGAAATCGAGGCTACTAACAAAGATGATATATacaatcaaatgtataCCAGGGGCCCAAAAGGGAAGAGAATTAGCGATAATCCTACTTTTAAAGATATGATTAATTGGACTGTGGTCAGTGAACGTATGGGCGGTACGAGATCTCGTATACAATGCCGCTACAAATGGAATAAATTAGTAACTGATGAAGCATCCAAGAGTATGTTGAGTAATCCTTGTTCCGACAAGAAATGA